Below is a window of Sulfitobacter sp. SK012 DNA.
CTTGGCTTCGGCCAAAACATCCCACCACGTGCACAGGTGATGTAGCGCAACCCCATGATCACCCAGCGTCTTTTCAGTTTGTGGAAAGATATCATAATAGAAGATCACCGCCGTATGCCCGCAGGTGGCTCCAGTCTCGCGAATCGCATCCACAAAAGAGAGTTTTGAGCCGCCATCGGTGGTGAGATCTTCGACCAGCAGAACCCGCTGACCTTCTGTCATCACGCCCTCGATACGGGCGTTGCGGCCGTATCCTTTGGGCTTTTTGCGGACATAAGTCATCGGCAAGGCCATCCGTTCGGCAACCAAAGCGCCAAAGGGAATACCCGCAGTTTCGCCGCCGGCGATGTTATCGAACGCCTCAAAGCCCACATTGCGCATAACGGTGACAGTCAGAAAATCCATCAAAGTCGTGCGGATACGCGGGTAAGAAATAAGCTTGCGGCAATCGATATACGTCGGGCTCGGCAAACCCGAAGCAAGGGTGAAAGGTTCATCGGCATTGAAATGCACGGCCCCAATTTCCAGCAACATACGCGCGGTCAGGCGGGCCATTTCGTCGGCGGGCGGATAGCTGGTTGGGATCATCTGCGGTGTCCTTTGTGCGAGTGGGGCAAAAGAAATCATGCCTCTGGTAAGGGTACTGTTAAGAGTAAAGCCTCAGGTCACAGTCCAGTGCAACGGCATTGCTGGGTCAAAAACGGTAACGGGGCCTTCGGGCGTGTCGACATGGCTTGGAAAGCTGGGCGGCGAGCGGGTTAAGGTCATTTTCGCTTCATTCGCGGGCAAGCCGTAAAACGCGGGCCCGTTAAGCGATGTGAACGCCTCTAGCTGATCCAGCGCGCCGTCTTGCTCAAAAACTTCCGCCAAAATGCTGAGGGTATTTGGCGCGGTGAAGCAACCTGCGCAGCCGCACGGCAGCAATTTGTTTGCGTCCGTGTGCGGTGCCGAGTCTGTGCCAAGAAAGAACCGCGGGTCGCCAGAAGTTGCCGCAGCCCGTAGCGCGAGGCGATGATTTTCGCGTTTGGCCACCGGGAGACAATAGTAGTGCGGCTTGATCCCGCCGGCCAAGATATGGTTGCGGTTGATCACGAGGTGATGGGTGGTGATCGTCGCGGCAAGGTTTTCAGGGGCCGCACGGACGTAATCAGCAGCTTGTTGTGTGGTAATATGCTCCATCACAACGCGCAAAGCGGGATGACTGCGGCGGATGGGGTCAAGAACACGGTCGATAAAGACAGCTTCGCGGTCAAAAATATCTATTTCAGGATCGGTGACTTCGCCGTGGGTACAAAGCGGTAAGCCGATCTCAGCCATCTTTTCCAGGACCGCCCCAACACGGTCAAAATTTGCCACGCCGCTGGCAGAATTGGTGGTCGCACCCGCGGGGTAAAGTTTGACCGCGTGGATCAAACCGTCCGCATGGGCTGCGGCAACATCCGCGGGGTCAGTATTTTCCGTAAGATAGAGCGTCATCAGTGGGTTGAAATCAGCTCCTTCAGGCATCGCTGCGAGAATCCTGTCGCGGTAAGCGGCGGCATCTTTTGCCGTGACCACTGGGGGGACTAGATTTGGCATGATGATGGCGCGGCCGAAATGACTGGCGCTATGGGGCAAGACCGCGCACAGCATGTCTCCGTCGCGCAGATGCAGGTGCCAGTCGTCGGGACGGCGGATCGTGAAAGTTTTTGTCATGGCAGCGGGCTAGCACAGCCCCCTTCGGCGCGCTAGTCGTCTTGTGCCTCATTCAGCTCTGCCAAACGGCGGGCAAAACGGGGTGCTTTCATCCGCGCGGTCACATTTTGCGCCAACGCACGTACCAAGCTGTCACGCCCTTGGCTATCAAGAGCGGTCATCAAATTTCGCAGATATGGAGAGTGATTGCGACGTGACCGCAGCAATTTTGAAAACAGCCACTCGTCCAGCGTATCGTTCGCCGCTGCCTTTAGCAGCGCGTCAAAAATATCCATTTCCAACAGATCGGTTTGGATCGCGTCCCCCATAAAGCGCAGGCGATGTTTCACTACGTTTGGACGGGTAAAGAGTGCTGCGTGCATTGCATCAAGCTGCTGCGCTGGATCGTAAAGCACATGGGCGCGCTCCGCCCCATCAATCATATCAGGGGCATAGCCATAGCGTGCGGTGAAATCGAGACGGCGCATATCAGAAAAACGATCGTCCCATTCGGTGATCCGCGGATCAAGAGTTGCCTGAGGCTGGACCACAACAACCCGCGCACCAGGGGAAGCGACGGCGTAGGCGGCGGCGGCATATCCACAAGGGCCGGCACCATAGAAAATGACCGTCTCAAATTCGTCGAAGAACCCATCATCCACGAGCCGGTCAAAATAGCCAAAAACGGCGCGGTCGCGGAACCATGTGTCGCCGTCGGATGCTATGCACAAATGCGACCAACCCTCGGCTTGGATCATGCGCCAACCCAAAGGTTGTGCTTTGGGCGAGAGGGCGTGAATGCCTTGCAGGGTTTCGAATGTGACCAAAAGCGTTGTTCCGGCTTCGATAAATGCTGCGACGTGCCGTTTTCCTAGGCGCTCAAGATAGCCGTCGTCCTCGCAAAGGGATGCCAGAGCAGCTAACCAGTCTGCCTTTTCCATCTCGGCCAGAGATGTGTCGAAACTCAACGCTTCGCCTGCCATTTTGCCATCCTCAAATGTGCCCGTTCCCTATCTCGGATCGTGGCTTTGAAGGGTTTCTACAGGTCTATTGCGGCGAAATTAGGGACAATCAGCCCTAAATTGGGGCGATTTTGCGCAAAATCACGTAGTTTTTTTGGGAGCAGGTTGGCGGGCCATATTTGCGTGCTGGACCATAAACTGCGCGGCTTTTTGTGGTACTGGGGCTGATCCAGGCGTCATCAGGAGCCTGCCAAAGAGCGCGCGGAAGGGCTCGAGCTGCATCAGCTCGGTAAAGCGGGCTTTGCGCCAGGCGACGGTCGTTTTGTGCAACTTGGCCAAAGTCGCATCGGTCATTAGGTCGGCCAAGTATGCATCACGTTCGGGTTTGAGGGCATGGATCGTTTGGTCGCGGTCGGTGTTGAAATTTCGTTCCACCCAGTAGTCCATGCCAAGCAGATGGTCGCTATGCACAGCGCGGCCCCGGTCGGCCTTGAGCACATAGCTTTCTAATGCGCCAAGGGCATAGTGGTTGAGTTGGACCAATCCGTAATTATCGCGGCCAAAGTTTGAGAAAATGCGTTTGGTCTTGAACATATCGGGCAGGAGGGTGCCGTTGCCATCGACCCAATTCGCATTTGCCAAGCGGCTTTGATCGGGGCTGCGCGGCCGATGCACGCCGGGTTTGGCGTATGTGCCGTCATTGCGGTAAAGCGTCTTGAACATCGATGCACGCCAAGGCCAATACATCACTGCGGGTGCGCATTGGGTGAAGGTTTCGGTCATGGGCGCATCAGAGTATCGGACCTGACCCGCCGAACCAAACAGCCGCCATGTCAAGGTGATCGCGGTGGCATCGGGAACCGCGGCATGCAGTGCGCTAAGCGTGTGGTCGCCCACATGAATGTTAACGAACTCGTCTATATCCAAGGGCAGAATCCAGTCGGCATTCTTGACCTGATCTAGTTTCGCGGCTGCTTTAAGCGCTGTGAATTGGATACCGCCCTTGTCATATGGACCGTCGTTGCGGATGTGGGTCAGCTGACCCATTTCTGCGAGCCGGTCCAGGACTAGATCGGTGCCATCATCGCAATCGTTTGAAAAGACAAGGAAATCGTTAAAGCCAACGGCACGATGATGGGCCAGCCATTCCAGCAGAAAAGCCGCTTCGTTGCGGACACAAAGGATAGCGAGATGGGTCATTTACCAGCTACGACGAAATGAAACGACTTTGCGCGTTGATCCGCGTGCATAATACGCCAGACCCGCATCCATAAAGGCGCGAAAAACCGCATTGACCCCGTCAGGGCCGATCCATTGCGGATGCAACTCGATCACGGCGGCACGCAACCCACTAAGATCCATTGCTGGAATCAGATCGGCTTCCGCGCCTTCGATGTCGCAGATCAGCACATTCGCCTGCGTTTCTTTCATCACCTGTTTGGCATTCAGTACATCGACTTTGACAGAATATGGGGCCTCTTCGCCCTCTTTTGGAACAAGTGAAGACGCGAGCAGGTTTTTCCGAGGATAGAAATCGACGGTTCCCTTGCGTGCTCCCAAAATGGCGTTGTGCACATGTGCATTTTTAACGTTGTTGGCGGCATGAACCGCGTGAATATAGGGGATCAGGTTTGGGTTTGCTTCATATGCATACACTGCTTTGAGCTTCCGTTTGGTCGCAACCAACGTGGACATATAGCCAATGCCAGCGCCCAGCTCGATGACCACGTCGTCGTCGCGCACCACCTTCATCACGGCGTCGGATTCCTTGCCTTCATACAAATCTTTGCGCAAGGCACCGCGAATTTGACCCTTGATGAACTGATTGTCTTTGGGGAATTTCATGCCGCGCGACACGATAAAAGGTGAACGCTGCTTGCTCTTTGCTTCAATCACAGTGCCATCCATTTTAGCTCTCCATATCAAGAGCGAGGGCATATGCGACCCGCTCCGTTTCGGTCAGTTTGACGTTTAATGCTTGCGTAAGCAGGTCTGCGAATTCCGGGTTTTTCTTGAGTTCACCTGCTTTGGCGCGGTGCCACTCAGATCCTTTTTTGTGCCATTTCTTCAGCGTCTTATCCTGCATCAATCTGTCGTACTCAACGCGCAGGCGCAGGATATTCCGCTTGATCGTGATGTCGCGGAAATCGGACCAATCCATCCGAATCCAATAGTTTATCCCGATAGAGCGATCCACATGCAATGCGCGGCCTCGCTGCCGTTTGATCAGAAACGATTCCGCCGAGCGCAGTGCGTAGTGGTTCAGTTGTAAAAGGTCATAGCCAATTGATTTCTTGGAACTGCGCCAGCCATTTTCAGCAACCTCGCGGGTCATGTCTTTGCCTGATCCGTTGACCCATTTGACCTTTGATTTGAACGCACCATCCAGCTTGTTGGGGCGATGACAGCTGATCTTTTCATAGGCTCCGATATTCTTGAACATGGTCTTGAACCCCCAGACCGTATGAGGTTTGGGGCAGAATTTCGGGGCGCAGGTGTCGAATTGATCGACGACAAAATCATCTGACAGGTCGGTGATGCCATTGTGGCCAAACAGCCGCCACGTCATTGCAACATTGGTTGCATCAGGCACGGCGTCTAAGAAATCTTGAACCGTGCCGTTGCCGCAGCGCACGTTCATAAATTCATCCACGTCGATATGGATGATCCAATCGGCGTTTTTGATGACAGGCTCTTTCAAGGCCTGGTTCAGCGCATATTGTTGGGGTGAATTGCCCTTCCAATTGTCGTTGTTGCGGTGCTGCAAGATGCCCATTTCTTGCAAGCGATCAAGTATTTCGGTGGTCCCGTCTTCGCAGCCGTTTGTGTAGATCAAAAAGTCGTCCACACCCATGGCGCGGTGATAGGCGACCCATTCGACGATGTAGGGGGCCTCGTTTTTCATACATCCGACGATGACATTGCCGCTGGAACCTTTGGGCAGGCTGCGCGGGGGGATAGCAGTGTAAGCAGCAGCGAGCGCTTCTTCGTTCACAGCGCCCATACGGTTGTGCGGCGCAAAGGAAGACGTGCGCAATTTTTCAAAATTCTGGATGGCGAGGGGCGGCATGAGCGCGCGCGCGCTGTCGCTGAGGCCATCTTGGGGGGGCGTAGGCAACGTGCCTTCCGACATTTGCGCCAGATCAGGCAACTTGTCCTTGCTTGCCTCTGCTGTCGCCTTGTCGATCCGCCACATAAAGCCCAGCAAGTATTGCGAGGCTCGGTACCCAAACAAAGGATCGGCTTCTTCCCAAACGCCTTTTGCGCGGGGGCGTTTGAAGGTTGCCGCACGCAGGGCCGGTTGCGTTTTCAGCAGGGCCTTGTTGCCCGGTTCAAGTTTCTTTGCAATCTCATGCAGGCCAGCGATATCTATTTCTGGGCCGTCCACAGCAACCTCTTGCACCAATGTACGCCACAGCTGTCGCGGCAAAATGCGGCTTCCTTTGGCAAGCACCTGAAGGATCAGTGCGTTCAATTGCCGTCCACGGGCCAATGCGGCGGCCGGCATTGCTGGGGCAGGGGTTTCGGCCTGTGCTTTGCCAATGTTGGCAGAGATCCCAAAGCCTGCGCGCAGTTCCTCGGTCACGGTTGGCGCGCCAAAGACGTCTGCGTCATAGGCGCGTAAATGTACACGGCCCTTGCCAAAGGTACTTTCCCAGAACGTCACAAGCGCTGGATAATCAAGCCAAAATGCGGGGGCCTGCGTTTCGGCGAACACACCTGCGGCGGGGTTAATCGCGGGGGTTTGAGCCAGAGCTGCGTTCCACCAGCTGCCTTTGCTAGCCAGTGCCATTTCGACGTCGAGTGTTGAGCCACGCCCCTCAAGGATTTGTGCGGCATACCATCGCGACAAAAGTGCGGTTGGCTCATCAATATGGGCGATGATTTCGATGTCTTTGGACAGCGGCGTCAGCAAATCATAAAGCCGCGATAGTTCGGTGCCGGTCCGTAACCCAGCGGCAAGCTGGCTGCAGGACACGATCAACACGTCAGGTTTGTGTTGAGACACTTCTTTCGCAAGATCACTCGCCACGGCATCGCGCAGAACAACCTGCTTTTCTGGTGTGATATAGCCACGGTTAAACCGCAGCGGATCAATGTGGTCAGGATCCGTGACTGCCATAAACAGTCGTGTGTGGTTCTTGTTACCCAAGCTGCGTGCATAGAGAACGCCTTTTGGCACCATCTGATCGCGTTTGGACGCCAACACTGATTGCAAGCGAGGCGCGCCCGCCTCTTCAAACCCAATATGCAGATAGATTTTCATGCGAGTTTACCCCGATTGGGGTTGGCATTGGCGCGGCCCCACCACGGCAGATCGACCCCCAAATGCGCGCCTACGGCAGCTTGCGCGCCTGGGTTTTTAACGTCGAATTCCAGGTAAGCCGCGTCACCAGAAAACATCGCCGTCAGATGCGCATAATGCCCGTCAATCCATTGCATGCGCTCTTTGGTGGTCTCGCCGTACCCTTCGGGCAGGCCGGGGATGTCACTTGCGGGCAAACGGTCCATGCCAAGGTCCGACCAAGCCAGCATGGACTGGGAGACATCCCAACTGTCGCGCCTGCTGCCTAAGAAAAGAACTTTAGGGTGATACCGGCGAATGGCGTCAATCAGGGCAAAATCCATTTGCGGCCACAGGGATTTCCCGCCGCGCAACAGGCTCAGTTCGGTCAAAGCGTTGAAGTCGGCAAAATGAGCACCGGGATCACCAGTTTCGAAATAGCCGCGATAGAGCAGATCGGCGACGAATTCACCGTGTAAGCGAGCAACATCGGTTTGTTTGGCCCGTACTCGGTGATCCGCGACCCTAAAGCCAGCCATCTTGAGCGCCCTTGCAAGGGTGGTTGTGCCGGTTTTTGGAAGGCCAAGGTTGATAACACGCAAGCTCATGTCGCACCCTCAAGTAATCCCAGATCGCGCAGCATGGCTTCTTCTTGGGGGGGCAATTTGGAGGCGATGCGCAATTGATCACGCATGTCGCTATACGTCTTTTGTTCCAGCAATGCGTCGCGCATAGCGCGGTGTTTCTTGACGCTGGTGTTGTGCAGCGAACCGATATTATTTTTTGACTTCAACTGCTTCACGGCGTCTTTTAACGCAGGAAGGTGGCGCTGTATTGATGTGTCTAACCACGCGGGATCGTTGCGTTCGCGCCAATACGTATCGTCAAATTCGCGGTTTTCGCGGTTCACATCGCCTCGATCGTTCTTGACTAAATAGCTGTCGAGACTGCGCAATGCGTAGTGATTGAGCGTTGCGAATTGCCGTGCGCCTGCTGCAGGAAACCGCCGGATGCGCCGGGGGTTGGCGGCCACCAAAAAGCGGTGTGGCACGGTGCGGCCTGATCCGTCTGTCCAAGTGGGGCGGTTGCCCTTTTTTGTTTTTGGTTTGAAGAATGGGCGATGTGCACCGAAATACTGCAGCGGAAAGTCGTTTCGGACCAACGTCTTGACTTCAATCGCCGCTTCACCACACCACAGATCTGGATTGTGGCTGTGGCTGAACTGACCGATCACGGGCACGTCCATAAATTTCTCCACATCATCATTGGCGAAGAACTGGAAGTTCAAACTGATGGCTTGGGGATTGCCACAAGCTTTGATGAGGGCGGCAAAACTATGGTTGCCGACGTGGATGTTGGGGAATTCGTCTACATCGGCGACCCATACCCAATCGGCTTGGGTCACGATGTCTTGGCGCGCGGCATCTTTTAGGGCCTCCATCTGATAGTTTCGCCCCTGCGCAGGGTTTGGCAGGTGTTGCACCACGCCTAAATCGGCCAAAGCATCCAGAAGTGTATCGGTCCCGTCGGTGCAATCGTTTGAATAGAATAGAAAATCGGTCACGCCCAAGAGCTTGTGAAAGGCGATCCATTCCAAAAGAAACGGCCCTTCATTTTTTACACATGTAATTGCCGTGATGCGCATATCAGTGCCCACGTGCCTTGGCTGTTGCCGCCTTGGAATTACTCATCACTGCCTCGCCCTTTGGGCCCGGGTCCAGATGCTTGTGCCCTGTAACCTCTTTTATACGCCTTAACAGCTTCGCATTTCAGGGGAATCGCGTCAATCGTTCCGCAGTTTCATCAGGCATCACGTGACATATGCGCCAGACATCCCTTGACCGCGCGGCCCGTGGGTGCACCTTTGTGCGTCAGACAAGGGGAGGCATTATGGCCGATATTTCATCCATCGACGGCGTGCAGGCGCTTTTGGCCGAACAGGGCTATGTTAGCGATCGCTCTTTGGGCACCGTGGTGTTCTTAAGCCTAAAGCTGGGTCGGCCTCTGTTTCTTGAGGGCGAAGCGGGCGTCGGCAAGACTGAAATCGCCAAAGCATTGGCCAAGGGGCTGGGCCGACGGCTTATCCGGTTGCAATGCTATGAGGGGCTTGATGCGTCTTCTGCCGTCTATGAATGGAACTTCCCGGCGCAGATGGTTGCGATCCGGACAGCTGAGGCGACAGGTGCCGCGGACCGCGCGGCACTCAATACGGAGCTTTTCAGCGAAGATTTCCTAATCGAGCGGCCTTTGTTGCAGGCTCTGCGCCCTGATGAGAATGGCGCGCCCGTCCTGTTGATTGATGAGCTGGACCGGACTGATGCGCCCTTTGAGGCGTTTCTATTGGAGGCGCTGAGCGAATTTCAGGTCACGATCCCTGAGCTGGGGACGATCAAAGCACCAGAGCCACCCATAGTTATTCTGACGTCCAACCGCACGCGCGAGGTCCATGATGCGTTGAAGCGGCGGTGCCTGTATCACTGGGTCGATTATCCCGATTTTGACCGGGAGATGGACATTCTGACCGCCCGTGCGCCGGAAGCCGCAGAGAACCTGAGCCGCGAAGTTGTCGCTTTTGTTCAGCAGTTGCGGACTGAGGATCTATTTAAAAAGCCGGGTGTGGCTGAGACCATCGATTGGGCGAAATGTTTGCTGGCGCTTGATACGTTGACGCTGAGCCCTGAAGTTATCGCTGATACGTTGGGGGCGGTCCTGAAATACCAAGACGACATCGCAAAATTGCATGGATCAGAAGCCAAACGTATTCTTGATCAGGCCCGCGCAAGTCTAGAGCCAGCCTGATGTTTGCAGGTTCTCGCAATATCTTGAGCGCAAAGCGTGGTTGAGTACGCCCCGCTTGAACTGCCTGATAACCCGCGACTTGCGGGCAACATAACGCATTTTGCAAGGGCGTTGCGGCGGGCAGGGCTGCCTATTGGCCCGGGTCGTACGCTTGAGGCTATCCGCGCGGTTGAGGCTGCGGGTTTCTCGGAGCGTCGGGATTTCTACTGGACGCTACACGCGTGTTTTGTGAACCGGCCGGAGCAATCACGGGTGTTTGCTCAGCTGTTTCGGCTTTATTGGCGCGATCCGCGATATCTTGAGCATATGATGGCCGCGATGCTGCCTGCGATCCGGGGCGTGCAAGAAGACCGCCCGGCCAAACCGGCCGAGAAACGCGCAGCGGAGGCTTTATTGGATGGCGCAGAGGCACCGGCGCAGGACGATCCGTCCGAGACGCCAGAAGAAGACGCGCTCGTCGAAGTAGACGCCAGCCTGACGATGTCCTCGTCTGAGCGTCTGCGTAGCCTTGATTTCGAACAAATGAGCATTGCTGAGATGGCGCAAGCCAAGCGGATGCTCTCCAAACTCAAACTGCCTATCAAACCGCTGCCGTCGCGCCGTACTGCAGCAAGCTTTGGTCAAGGTCGGATAGACCCGGCAAGGTCGCTGCGCGCGGCTTTGCGCAGGGGCGGTGAAATGGATCAACTCGCGTTCAAAAAGCCACGAGCGCGGTGGCCCAATCTGGTGGTTTTATGTGATATTTCCGGCTCCATGAGCCAGTATTCCCGCGTTATCCTGCATTTTCTGCACGCTGTTGCCAATGAAAAGGGGGCAGGCTGGGCGCAGGTGCATGCCTTTACCTTTGGCACGCAGCTGACGAACATCACCCGCCATTTAGCGACCCGCGATGTAGATGCCGCACTCGCGGCTGCGGGGGCCGAAGCACAAGATTGGGAAGGTGGAACTCGTATTGGCAAAAGTATTGCTGCATTCAACCGTGACTGGTCGCGTCGGGTGCTGGGGCAGGGAGCTGTGGTGTTGCTGATCACAGATGGTTTGGACCGGGACGACCCAGACGATTTGGCGCATCAGATGCAGCGGCTTCATTTATCAGCGCGACGGCTGATTTGGCTTAACCCACTGCTGAGATGGGACGGGTTCGCGCCCAAAGCTGCAGGCATTCGCGCGATGCTACCGCATGTTGACAGTTTTCGGGCAGGTCACTCGATCGCGTCGTTGGAAGAGCTTGCGAGCGTCATCTCCAAGCCCGATGATTTAGGTGAAAAAGCACGGTTGATGGCGGCGTTGCGGGCATAAAAAAGGGGCTGAAACCGGTGTCGGTCGCACCCCCTTAGTCATCACTTTGTATTCAAAACGTTGTTACGCAAAGGTTTTTGCGAAAGTCTCACGGTAGAGTGTGCTCAGATCGGCGAGGTTGGCGGATGCGGCACCAAACGAGAGAGTGTCGCCGCCGAATGTGCCGACCCTAGCAAGGCTGACGTTTGCGGCAGTGGCTGCGGCGAGTAACTTTTCTGCCTGCGCTGGTGTTGCTGCAATAAGGTAGCGCGCCTGATCTTCGCCAAAGACGGCAGCGGTGTCGTCTAGGGTAAGAGTTGCGCCAAGCTTTGCGTGGTCGGCCATTTCGAAAGCCGCGAGCGCGAGGCCGCCATCCGACAGGTCAGTACAGGCATCAATGTCTGCGTGGTTGGCGCGAATGAAATCGCCATGACGTGCTTCGGCGGCAAGATCGACATGCGGCGCGTCGCCGTCTTTTCGGCCGAACGCTTCGGCACGCAGGGCGGATTGGCCAAGGTGGCCAGATGTTTCACCCAACAACAATGCGACATGACCGGGGCGCACATCAAAGCCGATGATGTCGTCGGTATGTGCCAGCAAACCTACAGCGCCAATGGTTGGGGTCGGCAAAATACCTGAGCCATCAGTTTCGTTGTAAAGCGACACGTTGCCCGAGACGATCGGCATGTCGAGAGCTTCGACCGCTTCGCCGATGCCTTTGATGGCACCAACGAACTGGCCCATGATTTCAGGCTTTTCTGGATTGCCGAAATTGAGGTTATCCGTTGTCGCAAGGGGCTTTGAGCCGACAGCGATTAGGTTGCGGTACGCTTCGGCGACGGCCTGTTTGCCGCCCTCAAAGGGGTTGGCGTGTACGTAGCGCGGTGTGACGTCTGACGTGAAAGCCAATGCCTTGTCGGTGCCGTGCACCCGGATGATACCTGCGCCCCAACCGGGGGTGCGGGCGGTATCGGCCATAACCATCGTGTCGTATTGCTCAAACACCCAAGATTTGGAGGCGTAATTCGGGCTTGAAAGGAGTGCGCGCAGACCCGCAATCGCATCAATGCTCGGGATGTCTGTGAGAGGGGCCGCAGGCGGGGTTTCGACCCAGGGGCGGTCATATTCGGGGGCCGTGCCGGAGAGTGCCTTGAGGGGTAGGTCGGCTTTGAGCTCACCGTGGTGGCGAATAAGAAAGCGGTCCTCGGCGATGGTTTCGCCGACGATGGCGAAATCGAGGTCCCATTTGTCAAAGACAGCTTTCGCTTCTGCCTCAAGCTCGGGGCGCAGCACCATCAGCATGCGTTCTTGGGATTCCGACAGCATCATTTCATAGGCTGTCATGTTCTTTTCGCGGGTAGGGACCTTTTCGAGGTCAAGCACCACACCAAGGTTGCCCTTGTCGCCCATTTCAACGGCCGAACAGGTAAGACCCGCAGCGCCCATATCTTGGATGGAAATGACTGCGCCGGTTGCCATCAGCTCTAGCGTGGCTTCCATCAGTCGTTTTTCGGTGAACGGATCGCCAACTTGGACGGTGGGGCGCTTTTCTTCGATTGTGTCGTCGAATTCTGCTGACGCCATAGTTGCACCGCCAACACCGTCGCGGCCGGTTTTGGCACCAAGGTAGACGACGGGCATTCCAACGCCAGAGGCCGCCGAGTAGAAAATCTTGTCTGCGTCGGCTAGGCCTGCAGCGAATGCATTTACCAGACAATTGCCGTTATAGGCTGGGTCAAAGCGCACTTCGCCGCCAACTGTTGGCACGCCAAAGCAGTTGCCATAGCCACCAACGCCAGCCACCACACCGTGCACAAGCTGGCGTGTCTTGGGGTGACTGGCCACACCAAAGCTAAGCGAGTTCATGGCCGCAATCGGCCGTGCACCCATGGTAAAGACGTCGCGCAAAATGCCACCCACGCCTGTCGCCGCACCTTGGTAGGGTTCAATATATGAGGGGTGGTTGTGGCTTTCCATTTTGAAAACCACCGCTTGGCCGTCGCCGATGTCGACCACGCCTGCGTTCTCGCCGGGGCCACAGATAACTTGAGGGCCGGTTGTGGGCAGGGTGCGCAGCCATTTCTTGGAGGACTTGTAGGAACAATGCTCATTCCACATTGCCGAAAAGACGCCAAGCTCTGTAAAGGAGGGTTCGCGGTCCAGCAGGCCTAGAATATTTGCGTATTCATCCGTGCTGAGCCCATGCTTGGCGATGAGTTCGGGTGTGATGGCGGGCTCTGTCATGAGTGCGGTTCCCCTCGCGTCAATGTCACCGCGTCTTTAGAACAGTGGCAGGCTGAGGAAAAGGGCAAAGGCCATAACAGCAGCCGGCAAGCGTCGGGCAAAAAAAGACCGGGCACAAAGGCCCGGCCAAGTCCAACAGGGAGGTACAAAGCGATGCGCCCGAAGGGCATCCATCTTCATACAGTCTAAATAGGTAGCAAGGTGCCTTCGTTCAAGGCATTATAGCCTAACGTATATGCAAACCCGATATGCACTTGGTGCATGGCTGCCGGGGCTAACCGTTTTCTTTGGCCCGCTTTTGTTTGCGATAGGTTATTATTTCATCTTGCACAAAGTCACGGAAAGCAGCGACCCGCTTAGATTGGCGCAACTCTTCGGGGTAGGCGAGGAACACCGGAACATCGGCTGATTCCACATCCGGCAGCACCTGAACGAGGTCCGGGAAGTCTTGCAATAAATAATCAGGCAGGACGCCAACACCCAGATCGTTCAGCACGCCTTGCAGCACACCAAAGTAATTATTGACCGTCAGCAGTGAGCGGATGTCGTTGAGCAGTAGCTGTTGCACTAGATTGAGGCCTGCACCAACCTGATCACTGTCCGTATTTTGGCAGATCAGGCGGTGGTCAGCCATATTTTCGATCCGGGTGGGAGTGCCGTTGGCGGCCAGATATTTCGGGCTGGCAT
It encodes the following:
- the pyrC gene encoding dihydroorotase yields the protein MTKTFTIRRPDDWHLHLRDGDMLCAVLPHSASHFGRAIIMPNLVPPVVTAKDAAAYRDRILAAMPEGADFNPLMTLYLTENTDPADVAAAHADGLIHAVKLYPAGATTNSASGVANFDRVGAVLEKMAEIGLPLCTHGEVTDPEIDIFDREAVFIDRVLDPIRRSHPALRVVMEHITTQQAADYVRAAPENLAATITTHHLVINRNHILAGGIKPHYYCLPVAKRENHRLALRAAATSGDPRFFLGTDSAPHTDANKLLPCGCAGCFTAPNTLSILAEVFEQDGALDQLEAFTSLNGPAFYGLPANEAKMTLTRSPPSFPSHVDTPEGPVTVFDPAMPLHWTVT
- a CDS encoding phosphoadenosine phosphosulfate reductase; amino-acid sequence: MAGEALSFDTSLAEMEKADWLAALASLCEDDGYLERLGKRHVAAFIEAGTTLLVTFETLQGIHALSPKAQPLGWRMIQAEGWSHLCIASDGDTWFRDRAVFGYFDRLVDDGFFDEFETVIFYGAGPCGYAAAAYAVASPGARVVVVQPQATLDPRITEWDDRFSDMRRLDFTARYGYAPDMIDGAERAHVLYDPAQQLDAMHAALFTRPNVVKHRLRFMGDAIQTDLLEMDIFDALLKAAANDTLDEWLFSKLLRSRRNHSPYLRNLMTALDSQGRDSLVRALAQNVTARMKAPRFARRLAELNEAQDD
- a CDS encoding glycosyltransferase family 2 protein; translation: MTHLAILCVRNEAAFLLEWLAHHRAVGFNDFLVFSNDCDDGTDLVLDRLAEMGQLTHIRNDGPYDKGGIQFTALKAAAKLDQVKNADWILPLDIDEFVNIHVGDHTLSALHAAVPDATAITLTWRLFGSAGQVRYSDAPMTETFTQCAPAVMYWPWRASMFKTLYRNDGTYAKPGVHRPRSPDQSRLANANWVDGNGTLLPDMFKTKRIFSNFGRDNYGLVQLNHYALGALESYVLKADRGRAVHSDHLLGMDYWVERNFNTDRDQTIHALKPERDAYLADLMTDATLAKLHKTTVAWRKARFTELMQLEPFRALFGRLLMTPGSAPVPQKAAQFMVQHANMARQPAPKKTT
- a CDS encoding orotate phosphoribosyltransferase; this encodes MIPTSYPPADEMARLTARMLLEIGAVHFNADEPFTLASGLPSPTYIDCRKLISYPRIRTTLMDFLTVTVMRNVGFEAFDNIAGGETAGIPFGALVAERMALPMTYVRKKPKGYGRNARIEGVMTEGQRVLLVEDLTTDGGSKLSFVDAIRETGATCGHTAVIFYYDIFPQTEKTLGDHGVALHHLCTWWDVLAEAKAQGSFSAETLTEVESFLKAPRAWQEARQT
- a CDS encoding FkbM family methyltransferase → MDGTVIEAKSKQRSPFIVSRGMKFPKDNQFIKGQIRGALRKDLYEGKESDAVMKVVRDDDVVIELGAGIGYMSTLVATKRKLKAVYAYEANPNLIPYIHAVHAANNVKNAHVHNAILGARKGTVDFYPRKNLLASSLVPKEGEEAPYSVKVDVLNAKQVMKETQANVLICDIEGAEADLIPAMDLSGLRAAVIELHPQWIGPDGVNAVFRAFMDAGLAYYARGSTRKVVSFRRSW